The Daucus carota subsp. sativus chromosome 7, DH1 v3.0, whole genome shotgun sequence genome window below encodes:
- the LOC108194161 gene encoding uncharacterized protein LOC108194161 — MSSLSWRHHTLIQSLLSRGPLKESEFRSIFTKITANRSDNDRLFHDYLKKINSCLAYVQFELRAFRNQYDGTVYYGVVNNVADEQSKLGTKYTVPQIAFYKGIIEAIIQDDTAKGSITNIDALNTRLENQVPNGGGPESQGVSSQVPAAFRNFSLSQKERTLDELVRDKWLCATSDGRIGLGVRSFLDLRSWFRSNDVPACDVCNEAGVKADPCSNGSCSVRIHNYCLTRKFSQRKAERICPGCGTQWDYTVPKSEFVVHEEELQNGNSQNEPPPEPPRRKKQRRGRTEDDTSGSGPSQTCTVKSETRTTRRSSRLVGASQS, encoded by the exons ATGTCGTCGTTAAGCTGGAGACACCACACGCTCATTCAGTCGCTCTTATCCCGAGGCCCTCTCAAGGAATCTGAGTTTCGTTCCATTTTTACTAAAATCACTGCCAATAGATCAG ATAATGATAGATTGTTCCATGATTACCTCAAGAAGATAAATTCATGTCTTGCTTATGTTCAATTTGAGTTACGTGCGTTCAGAAACCAGTATGATGGCACGGTGTATTATGGAGTGGTTAACAATGTTGCAGATGAACAGTCCAAGCTTGGCACTAAGTACACGGTTCCTCAAATTGCTTTTTATAAAGGAATT ATCGAAGCAATTATACAAGATGATACTGCAAAAGGCAGCATTACCAATATTGATGCTCTTAATACAAGGTTGGAAAATCAG GTTCCTAATGGAGGTGGACCAGAGTCGCAGGGTGTTTCATCTCAGGTTCCTGCTGCTTTCAGAAATTTTTCTTTGTCCCAGAAGGAACGAACTCTTGATGAGCTAGTACGTGATAAATGGCTATGTGCAACCTCAGATGGTAGGATTGGGCTTGGTGTTAGATCCTTTTTGGACCTAAGGAGCTGGTTTCGTAGTAATGATGTTCCTGCTTGTGATGTCTGTAATGAAGCTGGAGTGAAG GCAGATCCATGTTCAAATGGAAGTTGTTCTGTTCGCATCCATAACTACTGTCTGACCAGGAAATTTTCCCAAAGAAAG GCGGAGAGGATCTGTCCCGGTTGTGGCACACAATGGGATTATACAGTGCCCAAAAGTGAATTTGTTGTACATGAGGAGGAGCTGCAAAATGGGAACTCTCAGAATGAACCACCTCCTGAACCCCCCAGGAGGAAGAAGCAGAGACGCGGCAGAACTGAGGACGACACTAGTGGATCTGGTCCCTCTCAGACTTGCACAGTCAAATCTGaaacgaggacaacccggcgcTCCTCACGGCTAGTCGGTGCCAGCCAAAGTTAA